The following is a genomic window from Streptomyces sp. BHT-5-2.
GTGCGGGACGAGGTCGGCGAAGCCTGGGCCTGGCTCGCCCGGCACCACGGCGCGGGCACCCTCCAGGGTCTCGCCGCCCACGTCGCGCTCAGCGAACGGCGCCTGACCACGCTCTTTCGCGCGGAGACCGGACTTACCCCCAAGCAGGCCGCCCGGCTGATGCGCTTCGACAGAGCGAAGGCGCAGGTCGTAGCAGCAGTGTCCGCGCACGACCGGCCCGACCTGGCCGGGGTGGCCGCCGACTGCGGCTACTACGACCACTCCCACCTGGTGCGCGACTTCCGCCAGTACACCGGTGTGAACCCCACCGCCTGGCTTGCCGAGGAGTGCCGGAATATCCAAGCCGGCGGCCACCGCAACGGCCCAGAGTGGGATGCATGAACGCAACCGAGAAGAAGATGCGCGAGCCCAGCGTCTGGCCCACCCTCCAGGCCCACGACGCCCCCGCACTGATCGATTTCCTGGTGGACACCGTGGGCTTCACGCGCACGGCCGTATACGAGGACGCCGGCGCTGTCGCGCACGCCCAGCTCGACTGGCCGGAAGGCGGCGGCATCATGCTCGGCTCGTACAAGCCGGACTCCGAGTGGTGCGTGCCGCCCGGTTCCTTCGGCGCGTACGTTGTCACCGACCAGGTCGACGAGCTCTACGAGCGGCTCGCCGCTGCCGGTGCGAAGGTGATCCGGCCGATCGAGGACCAGGCATACGGGAGCCGCGAGTTCGCGATCGAGGACCCGGAGGGCAACAAATGGTCCTTCGGCACCTACCGCGGCGAGCCGCGCCCGTAAGAAGCCCAGCCTGTCCGCGCGTTCGACCTGCAGGTCGAACGCGCGGACAGGCCGCAGGAGGCGATGGGCCGAAACCGGCAATGCCGTCCACGAGCTCATGGACGTCGCAGCCACGGCTGGGTGAGATACCCGACCACGTCAGACCGACATGACCCCCACGCCACACGTAGACGACCGTGCAGGTCGCAGCCCCGACGCCACAAGGCCGCAAGCCCCGAACGCAGACAATCTCCACATCAACCCGACACGAACCCCCGCCCCTGAGCTCGAGAGAAACCCCAGGCCACAGCGCACTGCTCCACCAAGAGCCCACGAACCCCTTTCGACCACCCAACCATCCTCCTCACGCAAAGAGCCTGGCCAACGCAGCGACCAGGCTCTTTGTGCGTGTCCGAGGGGGGACTTGAACCATACGTACACGCCGGTGATGCGGGGCGAATTGCGGTTGCCGTAGCCACCGATTCGAAGTCCGGGCAGACGCCACCGATCATGGCTGGTCGTTCGTATGGCGGTGAGCTGTTGACCGGCTGATCGCCTTCGCCGACAACACCTCCTTCGGCGATGTCGACCGCGCGGGGGCAACCGAGGCCCTGGCGAGGGTGGCGGGGTACCGGGACCGCACTGCCCAACCTGTCAACCTCCTCGCCGATAACGTCTCCCTCCACGACTTCGCCCGCGCGCGAGCGCCCCAGGCCCTGTGGAGGGGAGCGGGGAACCGCGACCACGCTGCCCTGGGCTGGAGCGGGGCGGAGGCAAGAGCGCAGACATGGACAAGGGCAGGGTCGCAGGCGGCGGCCGAGAGCGAGCTGCCTTGAACCCGTAGAGAAAGTTGTCACTCTTCGGCTGGTCTGGTCAGTCATGCCGCGTGCTGCGGCTCACGCCCGGGCTCCAGGTCGGCCTCTCTTCCTGTGGTCCTGGCCTGGGCAGCAGCCTCGATTCGCCGCGCGAGTCGAGGAATCGTGAGGTTTGCCAGGGCGGCAGCAGCAGGCCCTTGTTCGTCTTTTTCTTTTGTAGCGGCTGCGGCGGCACTCACTGCGGCTGAGCAGGATGTTGCGGGTACGACATGAATCCCCCCGATGCGCAAGTAGTTTATGTGGAAGCGCGGCAGAAGATCGCGGATTGCGTAACCAATCCGTTTGAACTGGACAAACAATGACATGCCGCAGTGGAGCGGGCACAAGTGGAAGATGAGCGTGGGTGAGTGGCGCCCTGTCAGTGGAAGCGCGCTTGTTCCTGGCGATCCCGGCCAGCACCGCCAGGACGACCACACACGAGGACTGCCTCGAGCGTGACACGGATGTGGGGTGGGGCTACTACGGCGGGAAGGTCCACCGCTACGTCGCGGGTGTCGGGTGCCCTGGACAGCTCGGAGTCCCTGAACTCATCGCGGGACGCGAGGATTTCAGGCGAACGGGTCGCCCGCCACCCCGCTGAGGCGGACCAGCCCGGGCCTGCCCTCGTCGATGACGCGCACGTACAGCGTGTAGGCCGAGCCCGTTTCCTCGGCCTTGGCGCGGTCCAGGCCAGGACCTCCTCGGCGTCGGCGCCGGCCAGCTCGTACTCGTCCGACACCCTTGCCGACCTCTCCCAGATGTACGCCCGATAGTGGCGGCGTCCTGCTCCCAGATGGTGTCTTGCGGATCCACTTCTCGTACGTGCAAGGGGCGATCGTAGCGGCCCGGACCGCGGGCAGTCCGTTGACGTGGGGCAGTGGCCTGGGAGCGCCCCCGCCGCTACCTCCCCGAAGGCAGCATGGACGAGCTCTGTACTCCTGGGACTGGCGCAGATGGCCCGCGGGTATCCGGAGGATATCGCTGCGGAGTGCCGGATGACCGTGGATGAAGCGGCCAACTGGCGGGCGATCGTGCTGGTGCAGGCGGAGGCCGAAGCGGAGTGATGCGCTGTCATGCTGGGTGCTATGGAGTTCACGTCCGACCACTGCGCCAACTGCGACGCGCCACTTCCTGACGACCTGTCGCACCGGCCCGTGCTCTTCTGCAGCACCGGTTGCGCCCAGCTTGCCGAGTCGATCCGCTACCGGCGCAAGCTGCGGAACGAGGGTCGTGAGGACGATACCGAGGCCATGTATGGGTTCCGCATGAAGTTCCTTCAAGCTCTCGCGGGCGGCTACCGGAATATACGGACCAGGCCGGAGGTTCGGCAGGCCGTGATCGAGCGGGCTGCAGGCTCGTGCGAGATGTGTGGAGCGCCTGGTGCGGAGGTCGACCACATCGACGGTCCCTCACCGGAGCCGGAGAACCTCCAACTGCTGTGCCTGGACTGCCACCACGCCAAGACCGAGGCGCGGCTACGCCCCGCGTCCGCTGAGGAGCGCGCCCATATCGAGCATATTTTCGCCACCCGGGTCAGGCCGGCGGAACCGGCGCGGCTGTGTGACAGCTCGGAGTGGGTGGCGTCGTGGCGCGGATTGCGACGAGAGCGGGCCGCCCGGCTGCGGGCACGCGGGATAGCGGGATCCCTCCGGACCGTGCAGAAGGGTGCGAAGCCTCATCAGCGCTCCACCCCCCTCACGCAGCCGGTCCCACCGCCCCCGAGAGGGCCGGAGTCGTCCCGGACGATGCGTCCGTTGGACTTCTACCCGGCTCGCAACGGCAAGGGAATGCTCCATGCCACAGTGCGCGATGGGCGGGGTGCGTACCCGCACGAGAGGGCGACGGCCGGCGAAACCGCTTCTTGTCGGCGGACGCTGCTGCTGGATACCACGGCGGAAGCGGTGACCATCCCCGCAGGGACGCTCGTTCAGGACGCCGCCGGGATGCTCAAGGTCTGTCAGCGGTGTCTGGTGTCGGCCGAGCGGGAGCGCACGGAGTCGAGCATCGGCCGTGCGCGTCTTCACTTGGCCGTGGATATCGCCTGCCGCCCCCGGAAAGGCACGCTGCATATCGTCTACCAGGACGCTCCACAGAAGCGACGGCCGGAGGGGCGCAACCCCCTCCAACCGCTGTGCGGAGTCCCATTCCTCGTCGAAAATGGGCCGGTGACGACGTTTGCAGCGGGGACCACGATCGATGTCCTCGACCGGCGCCGGGTATGTGGGAACTGCGTAGCCTCCGCTGGGGGCTGGCCAGGCTAAACAGCATCGATACGACCGCTGGTGATGGGTGACGACGGCCGGGCGGGGTTTCTCGCTCTCCGGACACACCATCAGCTTCCTGCGTATCTGCCGGTGGCCTCTTGTCGACGACGGCGATATTGGGTCTGACCGCGATTCCGTCAGCGATCTTCGTGCTGCGGCAGACTGCCGACGAATTCGATCTCAACTCTCGACCGCACTGTCGAAGTCATGGCCGATCCGCCAGGGTCCAGGGGTTGGGTCGTGCACCGCGAGTTCCACGACGGTGGCGTCCGGCAGCTCTCGCTGTCGACATTCTTCACCGCGAGGGCATCGGTGTGCCGGAGGACGTAGTAAGGCCACACGTCATTCCCGGACCATCGGCTCGAGGGTTCCCCGTCACGGTGTAGGGCCTGTCCGTTGGGACAAGTGACAGGCCCTGCAGACACGCCGTGGTCGGATTCAGGCACGTAGAGCGAGCGGCCGCCTCCTCAGACCGACTCGTCCCGCCCTCCGGATCGCCTCCTGCCAGACCGATGGCGCCGTCACCGTCGTCGCGACGTGACTCCCACCTCGGACGTGACGCTCGGACAGAACCGTCTGATCAACCGCCTCAGGCGGCCCGGCGTCCGCTGCCAGGCGGCGGGAGAGATAGTGACTCGTGTGGCCGGCCTCGAGGGCATCGCACAGGGCCGTGAAGTGCTCGGTGTCGGAGGGCATGCTCAGCTGCCGCAACAGGGCGAGGGCGGAGTGCGGTTCGAGGTCTCCGTAGAAATCGTGATAGCTGCCCAAGATGGCGCGGAATACCGCGGGCTGGAGCTCGGGGAACGTCGCCGCTGTCCGGTAGACCGGGTACTTGACGGGCCAGGACACGGGGCCCGAGGCACACAGAACGCGCCGGGCACGGCGGAACAGGGGACCGCCGGCTATCCCGGCTGGCGCAGTTCCGTCCAGAATCTCTGCCAGGTCGTGGCCCACCACCTCGGCGAAGGCTGCCTCGGCCGTGGCCGGGTCCTCGAACCAGTCGACCCAGAGAGAGTAGATCACCGCTTCGGGCTCATCAGGGGCTTCCAGCCGATGGCGGTATCCCGCCCAGAACGCCTCAGCTGGCAGCGGGTCCCGGTTGTCCTTCAGCGCAGCGCGGATCTCGCAAGTCACCCAGTACTCACCGAGCAGATCCAGCAGACCGAAGGCGAGCCGCAACCGAGCAGCCGCGTCGCGGCCGCGTTCCTCCAGCGCCACGCTCGTCCACGTGTGCGCCACCTCGCTCGACGTCAGCGTCCCCGCGGGAACTCCGCCTTCGGCCCAGACACCGTCGCTGACTTGCCTGACCCCCTGCGCTTCCAGCCAGCGCCGCGCCTGCTCTATATCCCCGCAATTCATCACAGAAGTGTAGGTCCCGCAGGCAGGAAACCTCGCGGTGCCGTCGGGCGCGGGGTCCCAGCACCGGCAGCCAGAGCACTGCTTCAGGATCCTGGATCCGCCAGTTGCCGGGCAGGGCCATGCGCCATCAGCGCTGCCGATGCTGAGCAGTTGCAGCAACGCGTAGGCGTGCCAGGCCTGTCCTGCTCATTTTCCGTTGCCTCGTGCGTCTGGTGATGCTGGAGTGAGCGGATGGATCAGGACACAGTGCTGGCGGTCTTCGATCGCGAGATGCGGCAGGGCATCCGGGCCGATGAGCCAGGAGCCCGGGTAGAGCGGGTGGGCGGCGTCGTACGCCATGTCGGCGCAGACGCCGACGGCTGGAACGGAATCGTCTGGTCGGAGCTGGACGAAGCCACGGCGGACGCCGTGATCGCGGAACAGGTGGAGTACTTCACCTCGCTCGGGCGCGGGTTCGAGTGGAAGCTGTACGGGTACGACCGGCCGGCCGACCTGCCCGGACGGCTGCGGGCAGCGGGTTTCGTGCCCGAGCCCGAGGAGACGCTGATGGTCGCCTACATCAAAGACCTGCCCACGAACGTCGAACTGCCCGAGGGCGTCCGCCTGCTCCCGGTGACCGATGCTGCCGAGGTCGAGCTCGCGGTGACCGCGCAGGAGCGGGCGTTCGGCGAAGCGCGGCCGTACCACCGGCAGCTGCTGCTCGGCCAGTTGGCCGCCGGCCTGCCTCCCGCGGTCGTCGCCATGGCCGGTGACGTGCCGGTGAGCGCCGCACGGATGGAGCTGCACCCGGGTACCTCCTTCGCGAGCCTGTGGGGCGGGGGCACAGTGCCGGAGTGGCGCGGCCGGGGCCTCTACCGGGCCCTGGTCGCCTTCCGCACCCGCATCGCCGCCGAACACGGTTACCGCTACCTCCAGGTCGACGCGTCCGACCAGAGCCGTCCGATCCTGCGGCGGCTCGGGTTCGTACCGCTGGCCACCACCACCCCGTACGTACACACGCTCGACTGACCTCACGCGGAACTCGGCGCCGGCCGACGGGACGCACCGGCGGTTGGCGAGGGCGATAAGGCCGCCGATGGCCGCGAGGCGAATTGGCACCGCCGCGGAGGCGGTGGCGCTGAGAGTCCCCCAACCTTGCCCATGCCCTGCCCGGTGTGGACCTGACTGGGTCCGTCGGGCACGCCGTAACGCTTCGAGAGTCCGGGAGCAGCGCCGATTACCGATGAGGCCCTTGCCTTCGGCAGGATGGGCGCCATGACCGAGATCCACACCCCCCGTCTCCTGCTCCGTCGCTGGTGTGATGACGACCTCGCGCCAATGACCGAGATCAACGCCGACCCGCGGGTCATGCACTGGATCGACGACGGCTCGGTGCGCGACCCGGACCAGACGGCAGAGGACATCGAACGGTGGGAGGAGGAGTGGGACGAGGAGGGCTTCGGCCTCTTCGCCGTCGAGCTGCTGGCCTCAGGTGAACTGGCCGGCTTCACGGGTCTGTCCGTGCCCGAGTTCCTTCCGGAGGCGCTGCCCGCCGTGGCGATCAGCTGGCGGCTCGGCTCACAGTTCTGGGGCCAGGGATACGCATCCGAAGCAGCCCAAGCCACGCTGGAGTTCGCGCTCCAGGACCGTGGCCTCGATCGCGTCATCAGCATCAACCGGGTGGGCGACAACGCCTCCGAGAACGTCATCCGTAAGCTCGGCATGGGGCCGGAACGCGAGACGGCACACCCGGTGTACGACTTTCCGCTGCACGTTCACACCATCGATCTCACCGAGTTCCAGGCGTGAACCAGCCGAGCCGCCGGATCAGCACGAGACAGCCGCCCGCCGTCCGTACGTCCCCAACCGCATTGACCGCCACCGCGTAGGCGAAAGAGGCTGCTTTCCCGCCGCGACCTGCACTTTCACGGAACTGCGGCCGCCACACGTGGCCATCGTTGCGACCCCAGGCTCTGGCCACCGCTGGCACCCGCAGTGAAAATCACGAGAGCTGGAAGCGTGGCGCGCGAACGGCGCAGGTGCTTCTTCCTTTTGTCGATCGAATTACGGAAGCGCTAGCGACACCCCCGTCACACACGGATCTCGCGCCGATCAGATATTGATTACGTGAGTCCCACCGGCATGTTTTATCGAAACGACGTGCGATAGACATTTGCCCTGTCGCGACATGTTACCAAAGAGGGAAAAGGGAATAGGCTAATTCGCTTCGATGCCTTCCCGTTCGGCGTACATCACGGTACGATTCTCGTAACCCAGGGGTTTGCACAGGGACCTGCCTGAAGGGGTCCGTGGCCTCGTTCTACAGGTCGCTTGCGCGAGGCAAGAAATTCGGCAACGCCATTCCTCCATTTCCCCAGAAGACGCTCCTCCGTCCGCGTACCAGTAATTCTATTTTGAATCCCCGGAGGAGTGAAGTGCGTCTGTTCGACTTCGTGCGGCGCCATTCTTCTTGTTTTTGTGCGGGGTTACTACCGTCGATGCAGATCTATTTCTTCGTGAAAGGAGGAGGCATGTCAACTGAAAAGGGTACTCAGCGAAGCCTGGAGGATGACGTCGGGGAGGTCACGGACACGACGCCGAAATGGCGCCGCCGTCTCATTCGTCTCGGTGTCTACGGACTGTTCGCGGCCCTGGCTGGAACCGCGGTGACGGCCATGGCCGCGCCCGTGGCGCCGCCGCGGGCGGGTGGTACCGCTGCCGGCGCCATCATCTGTGCGAACGGCTCAGGGGCCGTGACGAAAACCGACGACCCGGGTGAGCAGGGCGAACCGGTGAAGTACCAGGCAACGGGCTCGTGCGAGGTAACGGGCGCGGAGAACGGCACCGCCATCGGCAAGTCAATGTTTTCCATCGCGCGGAACAATTGCGCGAACGCGTCGACGAACGTCACGGCAAGCGTCACGTGGCCCGACGGAACGAAGAGCTCCGGTGCGGGAACCGTGGTGTGGGTCGCCACCGCCGGCCAGGGAATCTCGGCCAGCATCGTCAGCGGCTCGATCACAAGCGGCGCCTTCACCGGCGCGCTGGTGAAGGGTGAGGGCACCGCGCCCGAGCAGGTTCGGCTCGACTGCATTACAAGTGGGACCTTCGCCGGGGCCACCGGCTCCGGTAGCGGGGCGGTGAGCCCCACCTGAGGAGTTCAGCAGGCTTGCGCCGGGCACTACCACCTGCCCGGCGCAGGTTCCAGCAACGGGATCCCGGGATCCGCTGAGAACACCGGGACCCCTCCTGCGACCGAAGTCGGTACCTGACGGAGCCGACGCAGTGCGTCCCGCCCCGCAACGCCAGCGACTGTACGCCGACGGTGCGCGTGCGCCACCTGGGGCCGAGGTGCGAAGCCGACAGTGTGCTTGCACCGAACTCGCCCTCAGTAGCACACGTCGTGGCCTGTGTTCGAACGCCCTCACCCATGACAGACGGTGGAAATCATGGAGATCTTCGCGCCCGCAACCGTACCTTCAGAGCCGCGTGAGAATCCGGGCCGCAGCGCCGAGCCGTGCACACCAGGAGCCGGCCGGCTAGCTCGACCACCGAGCCCTTGGGGCCTCCACGATCCGATCCTGCGCGGGTTCTCCGCTTGCTGCCGCCGGCTCCTGATCGCGTTCGGGGACGGAAAAGCCATCGGGGAGGGCGCGTGTTCGTGACGCTCGGCCGTGCCGCCGCCCGCCGCAGATGGGTCTTTCTCGTGGTGCCCCTGGTATTGGCCGCGTTGGCGGCGGCTGTGGCGTCAGACATCCACGAACGGCTCAGCTATGGGGGATTCATCGCGCGCGACGCCGAGTCGAACCGGGCCGCCATGGCCATCCGCGACCGCATCGGGCGTGGTGGCGCGGACGTGATCGCCATCTACCGCAACGCCCACCACACGGTGGAAGAGCCGATGTTCCGCCGTGCGGTGGAACATTCGCTGGCCACTGCGCCGAAGGGAACCATCGTCTCGACAATGACGTATTGGTCGCGCGATCTGCCCCTGCTGGCATCGAAGGACCACCACGCGACGGCCGTCCTCATCATGCTCGCCGGGTCCGACGACACCAGCCGCACGGCCAGATACCACCAACTGCGCCCAGCGCTGCGGGCAGAGGGTTTCCGCATCCAGTACACCGGGCCGGTCGCGGTGGTCGACGGAGTCGCAGAGCGGGCCCTGACGGACCTGAACCGCGCCCGGCTCATCGCGCTTCCCCTGGTGTTCGCCCTGCTCCTGTTGATCTTCCGAAGTCTGGTGGCGGCCCTGTTGCCGGTCGTCATCGGCGGGCTCAGCATCAGCATCACGCTGGGCGTTCTGGTGTTGCTCAACGACGTGGTGGAGATCTCGGCCATCACCCTGAGTCTGGTGACCGCGCTGGGACTGGCTCTCGGAGTGGACGCCGCCCTCTTCGTCGTCGGGCGGTTCCGCGAAGAGCTTGCCGGCCGTGCCGGCGTGCCGGACGCGGTGACGACCGCCTGCGCGACCGCCGGCCGCACGGTGTTTCTTTCCGGGGCCACCATGAGCGGAATCGCTCTGGGGTTCCTGCTCTTCCCCATCGGCATCCTGCGGTCGATCGGTGTCGCCGCTGCCATTGTCATCACCGTCAGCGCCACCCTCAGCGTCACCGCGCTGCCCGCCGCGCTGGCCCTCGTCGGTTCGCGCCTGACCACACGAAGGCTCCGCACGCCACGACGGAGGCGCGCGGACCCGGCGGAGGGCCCCTGGGCCGGACTCGCCCGGGCGGTGATGGCTCGGCCAGGGCACTACACGATCGGCGTCCTCTTGACCCTGCTCGTCATGACGGCACCCTTCGCACACATCACCCTCGGGTTCCCGGACCAGCGAACCCTGCCCGCCGACGCGCCGGCCCGCCTGGCTTCCGACGCCCTGCAACACGACTTCGCACTCGGCGGACTCGACGCCGTGCAGGTGGTGGTTTCCGTTCCGCACCGGCTGGACACCCCCACCGGGCAGCGGACACTCAGGGCCTGGGGTGAGGAACTCATCCGTCTTCCTGGCACCGGTGCCGGGCTCATCGCTGCGACGTCCCAACACAGCGCAGTGATCTACCTGACCCACGACAGCAGCGCCGAAGACCCGGTCACCCGCACCTTGGTGCAGCGCATCCGCGCGCTGCACCCGCCGGACGGCGGGGAAGTGCTGGTGGGCGGGTTGTCGGCGATGGCCCAGGACACCCTCCAAATGCTGGGCCGCCGACTACCGTGGGTCCTGTTCTCCATCGCGGCGTTCACCTATGTGCTGCTGCTGACGGCGTTGCGGTCGGTGGTCCTGCCGGCCAAGGCACTGCTCGTCAACGCGCTGTCCATCGGCGCCTCCTTCGGCGCACTCGTATGGATCTTCCAGGACGGGCACCTGACATGGCTGGTCGGCGCCGGCCGCACCGGCTACATCGACGTCACCCAACCTGTGACCATGCT
Proteins encoded in this region:
- a CDS encoding MMPL family transporter, producing the protein MFVTLGRAAARRRWVFLVVPLVLAALAAAVASDIHERLSYGGFIARDAESNRAAMAIRDRIGRGGADVIAIYRNAHHTVEEPMFRRAVEHSLATAPKGTIVSTMTYWSRDLPLLASKDHHATAVLIMLAGSDDTSRTARYHQLRPALRAEGFRIQYTGPVAVVDGVAERALTDLNRARLIALPLVFALLLLIFRSLVAALLPVVIGGLSISITLGVLVLLNDVVEISAITLSLVTALGLALGVDAALFVVGRFREELAGRAGVPDAVTTACATAGRTVFLSGATMSGIALGFLLFPIGILRSIGVAAAIVITVSATLSVTALPAALALVGSRLTTRRLRTPRRRRADPAEGPWAGLARAVMARPGHYTIGVLLTLLVMTAPFAHITLGFPDQRTLPADAPARLASDALQHDFALGGLDAVQVVVSVPHRLDTPTGQRTLRAWGEELIRLPGTGAGLIAATSQHSAVIYLTHDSSAEDPVTRTLVQRIRALHPPDGGEVLVGGLSAMAQDTLQMLGRRLPWVLFSIAAFTYVLLLTALRSVVLPAKALLVNALSIGASFGALVWIFQDGHLTWLVGAGRTGYIDVTQPVTMLILLIGLSTDYELLLLSRIREQYDATGDNAVAVATGLQRSAPIITASAAVVLVVSAIFTTNGVILVKELCVGVFIAVAVDAGLVRALLVPAAMRMLGRANWWLPGTRKTRPQVPGNSDEFTP
- a CDS encoding GNAT family N-acetyltransferase, encoding MTEIHTPRLLLRRWCDDDLAPMTEINADPRVMHWIDDGSVRDPDQTAEDIERWEEEWDEEGFGLFAVELLASGELAGFTGLSVPEFLPEALPAVAISWRLGSQFWGQGYASEAAQATLEFALQDRGLDRVISINRVGDNASENVIRKLGMGPERETAHPVYDFPLHVHTIDLTEFQA
- a CDS encoding HNH endonuclease, producing the protein MEFTSDHCANCDAPLPDDLSHRPVLFCSTGCAQLAESIRYRRKLRNEGREDDTEAMYGFRMKFLQALAGGYRNIRTRPEVRQAVIERAAGSCEMCGAPGAEVDHIDGPSPEPENLQLLCLDCHHAKTEARLRPASAEERAHIEHIFATRVRPAEPARLCDSSEWVASWRGLRRERAARLRARGIAGSLRTVQKGAKPHQRSTPLTQPVPPPPRGPESSRTMRPLDFYPARNGKGMLHATVRDGRGAYPHERATAGETASCRRTLLLDTTAEAVTIPAGTLVQDAAGMLKVCQRCLVSAERERTESSIGRARLHLAVDIACRPRKGTLHIVYQDAPQKRRPEGRNPLQPLCGVPFLVENGPVTTFAAGTTIDVLDRRRVCGNCVASAGGWPG
- a CDS encoding VOC family protein, with amino-acid sequence MNATEKKMREPSVWPTLQAHDAPALIDFLVDTVGFTRTAVYEDAGAVAHAQLDWPEGGGIMLGSYKPDSEWCVPPGSFGAYVVTDQVDELYERLAAAGAKVIRPIEDQAYGSREFAIEDPEGNKWSFGTYRGEPRP
- a CDS encoding GNAT family N-acetyltransferase gives rise to the protein MDQDTVLAVFDREMRQGIRADEPGARVERVGGVVRHVGADADGWNGIVWSELDEATADAVIAEQVEYFTSLGRGFEWKLYGYDRPADLPGRLRAAGFVPEPEETLMVAYIKDLPTNVELPEGVRLLPVTDAAEVELAVTAQERAFGEARPYHRQLLLGQLAAGLPPAVVAMAGDVPVSAARMELHPGTSFASLWGGGTVPEWRGRGLYRALVAFRTRIAAEHGYRYLQVDASDQSRPILRRLGFVPLATTTPYVHTLD